The following coding sequences lie in one Drosophila bipectinata strain 14024-0381.07 chromosome XR, DbipHiC1v2, whole genome shotgun sequence genomic window:
- the LOC108130073 gene encoding fibrinogen alpha chain-like: MIFPAALISVLFLISASMGSEEVIGFLSVDGEKNGEIDLLKYQISDSKKTNEILTLTNQFREDIGKLGEIIKNGGMNQNNQTNSNNQTKNVVVETGEVVTTPLPKINNQTTSKTEIMDPCPRGTEGGDLHEIQIPGSDSFKVVCDSAVEIGSGWLKVYRKLPWSQIFNRTYEDYERGFGDVGPLWGDEFFIGLTRLHILTKGNPHEVLLKTYLFDKNICDNFVVGDRSEGYKVKSIGNCTRDVWIIPKQGSKFSTFDRDEDGVPDRNFAEECEFGWWFNPGMSIDKYFIEMYIRRTG; the protein is encoded by the exons atgatCTTCCCGGCGGCTCTAATTTCTGTGCTTTTCCTAATTTCTGCCTCCATGGGATCGGAAGAAGTAATAGGGTTTTTGAGTGTTGATGGGgaaaaaaatggggaaatcgaCCTACTAAAATATCAAATTAGTGACTCAAAGAAAACCAATGAAATTTTAACGTTGACAAATCAGTTCCGCGAAGACATTGGCAAGTTGGgagaaataataaagaatGGAGGAATGAATCAAAATAATCAAACAAACTCCAATAATCAGACAAAGAATGTGGTAGTAGAAACTGGGGAAGTCGTAACAACACCACTGCCCAAAATTAATAATCAGACGACGTCAAAAACAGAAATTATGG ATCCTTGTCCACGAGGCACAGAAGGCGGAGACCTCCACGAAATCCAAATTCCAGGCTCAGACTCGTTTAAAGTGGTTTGTGATTCAGCAGTGGAGATTGGATCTGGATGGTTGAAAGTTTATAGGAAGCTTCCTTGGTCACAAATATTTAATCGTACCTATGAGGATTATGAACGTGGATTCGGAGATGTTGGACCTTTATGGGGCGATGAGTTCTTTATTGGACTTACACGATTGCACATTCTGACGAAAGGAAACCCTCATGAAGTGCTTTTAAAAACCTATCTATTCGACAAAAACATATGCGACAACTTTGTTGTAGGCGATCGAAGCGAAGGGTACAAGGTGAAAAGTATTGGCAATTGTACTAGAGACGTATGGATAATTCCTAAGCAGGGCTCCAAATTTTCCACCTTCGATAGGGATGAGGATGGAGTTCCTGATCGTAATTTTGCGGAGGAATGTGAATTTGGCTGGTGGTTCAATCCTGGTATGAG CATCGACAAATATTTCATAGAAATGTACATCCGAAGAACAGGTTGA
- the hydra gene encoding uncharacterized protein hydra has product MWRRFVGLNKIQITMSVVNPIWTTAMSSWWRRYSTTRMKPQFPYPSPGGMRRHQINRYRGGTNGTAGLDWGAAEMESDSEDDERSSQFRSMPISARPVLKRLPNVNISEDWDSDSEDISAASSRLNIAEGTMPQQQDKLRRKSAWKSWRMASKSNAAMTVSRGQELWMKALSAARGRNPYRVHGDEDDGDDLPEHEPGPYNLMPPLKPVRTLNFFYQQSILNGNGVPAYRSNDTPEDKPLELDSEVDLDKIDSVSALERVRKERERRRAQKKMLDLMQQQSDKDQLAQDLQDHCYSEDQMRIASLGGEPPRRSRSDEEKQMTQLMIAQEPRPDPSQDPQVSSSSQKSNGESGAVQKPSLPPIPDAKAFDMPRETMPREFIPLSPTAAAIKDLDYSRQYNVLQQPPRSGLEQGEPPEVMRSLRRIRSLSRSGRLGYKSSNKEDSEDRARCPPLTEQPPRSRGPFNSVMDIHKARAIEMEKRRIQEAGSKESATSYLSSQIFEKNRR; this is encoded by the exons ATGTGGAGGCGATTTGTcggtttaaataaaattcagaTCACTATGTCTG TCGTCAATCCAATCTGGACGACTGCCATGAGTTCATGGTGGCGAAGATATTCGACCACTCGGATGAAGCCCCAATTTCCGTATCCCTCTCCCGGAGGTATGCGGCGTCATCAAATCAACCGGTACAGAGGTGGCACCAACGGAACCGCAGGGTTAGATTGGGGAGCTGCTGAAATGGAATCAGACTCGGAAGATGATGAAAGGTCCTCCCAATTCAGATCAATGCCGATTTCCGCCCGGCCAGTCTTAAAGAGGCTCCCCAATGTTAATATTTCCGAGGACTGGGACTCGGATTCGGAGGACATATCGGCGGCATCATCGCGGCTGAATATAGCCGAGGGGACGATGCCGCAACAACAGGACAAGCTGCGAAGGAAATCGGCGTGGAAGTCATGGAGGATGGCAAGCAAATCGAACGCTGCCATGACGGTGAGTCGGGGTCAGGAGTTGTGGATGAAGGCGTTGTCAGCGGCCCGGGGACGGAATCCCTATCGAGTACATGGCGATGAGGACGACGGGGACGATCTGCCGGAACACGAGCCAGGACCTTACAATCTAATGCCGCCCCTGAAGCCTGTCAGAACACTGAACTTCTTCTATCAGCAGAGCATTCTGAATGGCAACGGTGTGCCCGCCTATCGTTCCAATGATACCCCGGAGGACAAGCCTCTGGAGCTGGACAGCGAAGTGGATCTGGACAAGATCGATTCGGTGAGTGCCTTGGAGCGAGTGCGCAAGGAGCGGGAGCGGCGGCGGGCCCAGAAGAAGATGCTGGACCTGATGCAGCAGCAATCCGACAAGGATCAGCTCGCACAGGACCTGCAGGACCACTGCTACAGCGAGGATCAGATGCGAATAGCCAGCTTGGGCGGAGAGCCGCCCAGGCGTTCTCGCAGCGATGAGGAGAAGCAAATGACCCAGCTTATGATTGCTCAGGAGCCCAGACCTGATCCTTCCCAGGATCCACAGGTGAGTTCATCGTCCCAGAAGTCTAATGGGGAGTCGGGCGCTGTTCAAAAGCCTAGCCTGCCGCCCATTCCGGATGCCAAGGCCTTTGATATGCCACGGGAGACCATGCCGCGCGAGTTCATACCCCTGAGTCCCACGGCAGCGGCCATCAAGGATCTGGATTATAGCCGGCAGTACAATGTCCTGCAACAGCCGCCCAGGAGCGGACTAGAGCAGGGCGAGCCCCCAGAAGTGATGAGAAGTCTGCGACGAATTCGG TCCTTGTCCCGTTCCGGCCGTTTAGGCTACAAGAGCTCCAATAAGGAGGATTCGGAAGATAGAGCTCGATGCCCACCACTGACCGAGCAACCGCCCAGATCCCGGGGTCCCTTCAACTCCGTGATGGATATACACAAGGCACGGGCCATCGAGATGGAAAAGAGACGCATCCAGGAGGCAGGATCCAAGGAGTCGGCCACCAGTTACCTCTCCAgtcaaattttcgaaaagaaTCGGcgataa
- the LOC108130053 gene encoding atlastin-like gives MVGSAVQVITASEEHSFALNEEALREVLMREAVKDRHVCVVSVAGAFRKGKSFLLDFFLRYMYSKYVHQDATDWLGDESKPLEGFSWRGGSERDTTGILMWSDVFLYDYPNGDKIAILLMDTQGAFDSQSTVRDCATVFALSTMLSSVQIYNLSQNIQEDDLQHLQLFTEYGRLALADTGKKPFQRLQLVVRDWSFPYEAEYGAVGGEKIVKRRLEVSDKQHPELQSLRRHINSCFTEVACFLMPHPGLNVATNPHFDGRLSDITAEFKHGLRSLVPMLLAPENLVFKEISGQRVRARELIQYFQSYMSIYKGNELPEPKSMLVATAEANHLTAVAAAKELYQQLMEEVCGGTRLYLSTAHLETEHLRVKDKALFQFATKRKMGGEEFTEKFRVQLEADLEDVFNNYRAHNESKNIFKAARTPAVYFTCAAIMYILSGIFGLLGLYTFANFCNLLMGVALITLSLWAYIRYSGTLCDFGGKMDDLATLMWENFMRPVYQGCMEKGIHHMATHATEMAVGGGGAAGYRAQTSVNINPSVAPKANDDSNEAQGFMKNIWRKIGSDTKANADPPSGSQAASTSKKTN, from the coding sequence ATGGTAGGATCGGCAGTCCAAGTAATCACCGCTTCTGAGGAGCATAGCTTTGCGCTAAACGAGGAGGCACTGCGTGAGGTGCTGATGCGCGAGGCCGTCAAGGACCGGCACGTATGCGTAGTCTCTGTGGCCGGAGCCTTCCGGAAGGGAAAGAGCTTCCTTCTGGACTTTTTCCTGCGGTACATGTACTCAAAGTATGTGCATCAAGATGCTACCGATTGGCTCGGTGACGAGTCCAAGCCCTTGGAGGGCTTTTCATGGCGTGGCGGATCGGAACGCGACACGACCGGCATCTTAATGTGGTCGGATGTGTTCCTCTACGACTATCCCAATGGCGACAAAATCGCTATCTTACTGATGGACACTCAGGGTGCCTTTGACAGTCAAAGTACTGTTCGAGACTGTGCAACTGTGTTTGCACTCAGCACGATGCTTTCTTCTGTTCAAATCTACAATTTATCCCAAAACATTCAAGAGGATGACTTGCAGCATTTGCAACTTTTCACGGAATACGGACGACTTGCACTGGCTGACACTGGGAAGAAACCTTTCCAACGGCTGCAATTGGTTGTTAGAGATTGGTCATTCCCCTACGAGGCGGAATATGGAGCAGTTGGTGGCGAAAAGATTGTGAAGAGGCGTCTTGAGGTCTCTGACAAGCAGCACCCGGAGCTGCAGTCCCTCCGCCGACACATCAATTCTTGCTTCACCGAGGTGGCCTGCTTTTTGATGCCACATCCGGGTCTCAATGTGGCCACCAATCCCCACTTTGACGGAAGACTCTCGGACATAACCGCCGAGTTCAAACATGGGCTGCGCAGCCTGGTACCCATGCTGCTGGCGCCCGAAAACCTGGTCTTTAAGGAGATCAGCGGCCAACGGGTTCGGGCCCGTGAGCTCATACAATACTTTCAATCTTACATGAGCATTTACAAGGGCAACGAGCTGCCCGAGCCCAAGAGCATGCTGGTGGCCACCGCCGAGGCTAACCACCTCACTGCCGTTGCCGCCGCCAAAGAGCTATACCAGCAGCTAATGGAGGAAGTATGCGGTGGCACCCGGCTCTACCTAAGCACCGCGCATTTGGAGACGGAACATCTGCGGGTCAAGGACAAGGCGCTCTTTCAGTTTGCCACCAAGCGTAAGATGGGCGGAGAGGAGTTTACGGAGAAGTTCCGGGTCCAACTGGAAGCCGATCTCGAGGACGTATTCAACAACTATCGTGCCCATAatgaaagtaaaaatattttcaaggcAGCACGCACTCCTGCGGTTTACTTCACCTGTGCCGCTATTATGTACATCCTTAGCGGCATCTTTGGCCTCCTGGGACTGTACACTTTTGCGAATTTCTGCAATCTACTGATGGGCGTGGCATTGATAACCCTATCCCTATGGGCCTACATCCGATACAGTGGAACTCTGTGCGACTTTGGCGGCAAGATGGACGATCTGGCAACATTGATGTGGGAGAATTTCATGCGCCCCGTCTATCAGGGGTGCATGGAGAAGGGCATCCATCATATGGCCACTCATGCCACCGAGATGGCCGTGGGCGGCGGTGGAGCTGCCGGCTACCGTGCCCAGACATCGGTGAACATCAACCCAAGTGTGGCACCCAAAGCAAACGACGACTCCAATGAGGCACAGGGCTTCATGAAGAATATCTGGCGCAAGATCGGCAGCGACACTAAGGCCAATGCTGATCCTCCATCCGGTTCCCAGGCGGCCAGCACTTCCAAGAAGACCAACTAA
- the Cyp6v1 gene encoding probable cytochrome P450 6v1 — translation MAYSTNILLAIVTILTAIFIWSRRTYVYWQRRRVKFVQPTHILGNLTRVLRLEESFALQLRRFYFDERFRNEPVVGIYLFHQPALLIRDLNLARTVLIEDFVSFSNRFAKCDARSDKMGALNLFLAKQPEWREIRTRLDPAFAGAKLKQMFSLMEEIGCDLEWYLKRLTRDLRRGDAERGAIVSIKDVCDLYNTDMIASIAFGLRSYSLRNTQSEIGSHCQDLFRPNVWRIIDLFVIFYLPKFVPLLRPKLFTEPHSEFLRRVIQLVIEERERGGDLRNDLIELLLTLKKEADLQQDKSHFTHHRDFLAAQAASFEVAGIETCSSSMSFALYELAKQPLMQSRLRREISTAFGESPGGKLTYEAISGMEFLDMVVKETLRKYPIVPLLERECTPINKKRFYSLRPHAECYARRGMPAFISVLAIHHDPKYWPDPERFDPERFAPECRSQHTPMSYLPFGAGPHNCIGMHLGLLQIKLGLTYFLHQHRVELCEETCEQIRFDAKFALLASEQRIYLKVDCL, via the exons ATGGCCTATTCCACCAATATTCTTTTGGCGATCGTGACGATTCTAACGGCAATATTCATCTGGTCTCGTCGCACCTACGTCTATTGGCAGCGACGTCGCGTGAAATTTGTGCAGCCGACGCACATTTTGGGCAACTTGACGCGCGTCCTGCGTCTGGAGGAGTCATTTGCGCTGCAGCTGCGACGCTTCTACTTCGATGAACGATTCCGCAACGAGCCGGTGGTGGGGATCTACCTGTTCCACCAGCCGGCCCTGCTCATCCGTGACCTCAACCTGGCCCGTACGGTGCTCATCGAGGACTTTGTTAGCTTCTCGAATCGATTCGCCAAATGTGATGCCAGGAGCGACAAAATGGGCGCCCTCAACCTCTTCCTCGCCAAGCAGCCGGAGTGGCGCGAGATACGCACGCGACTCGATCCCGCTTTTGCGGGCGCCAAGCTCAAGCAGATGTTCTCTCTGATGGAAGAG ATCGGTTGTGACTTGGAATGGTATCTGAAGCGATTGACGCGAGATCTGCGACGTGGCGATGCGGAACGAGGAGCCATCGTCAGCATCAAGGATGTGTGCGATCTGTATAATACGGATATGATAGCCAGTATAGCTTTTGGGCTGAGATCGTATAGCTTGAGGAATACGCAGTCGGAAATTGGATCGCATTGTCAGGATCTGTTTAGACCGAATGTTTGGCGAATAATCGATTTGTTTGTGATCTTCTACCTGCCAAAATTTGTACCGCTATTGCGGCCAAAACTTTTCACAGAGCCGCACTCGGAATTCCTGCGTCGTGTCATCCAGCTGGTGATCGAGGAGCGGGAGAGGGGCGGCGATCTGCGCAACGATCTCATCGAACTGCTATTAACCCTCAAGAAGGAGGCGGACCTGCAGCAGGATAAGTCGCATTTCACGCATCATCGCGACTTCCTAGCCGCCCAGGCGGCATCCTTTGAAGTGGCCGGCATCGAGACCTGCTCCTCCAGCATGTCCTTCGCCCTTTACGAACTGGCCAAACAGCCACTGATGCAATCCCGCCTTCGTCGGGAGATAAGCACGGCATTTGGTGAATCGCCAGGCGGAAAGCTTACCTACGAGGCCATATCGGGAATGGAGTTTCTGGACATGGTGGTGAAGGAGACACTGAGGAAGTATCCCATCGTGCCACTGCTGGAGCGCGAGTGTACGCCGATCAACAAGAAGCGCTTCTATTCGTTGCGACCCCATGCCGAGTGCTATGCTCGGAGGGGCATGCCTGCCTTTATATCGGTTCTAGCCATTCATCATGATCCCAAG TACTGGCCAGATCCGGAGCGCTTCGATCCGGAACGCTTCGCTCCCGAGTGTCGGTCGCAGCATACACCCATGTCGTACCTCCCATTTGGGGCCGGACCGCACAACTGCATTGGGATGCACCTGGGCCTGCTCCAGATCAAGCTCGGGCTCACCTACTTCCTGCACCAGCATCGCGTCGAGCTGTGCGAGGAGACCTGCGAGCAGATCCGCTTCGACGCCAAGTTCGCGCTGCTGGCCAGCGAGCAACGCATTTACCTCAAGGTCGACTGTTTATAG
- the LOC108130063 gene encoding uncharacterized protein — protein sequence MSGASRTKMVFRLGSQIRKQMGRFAVPQQPERMDITRAAELDEWGHGPLSRMKAGFQEPTASSRSARMNYMDGATNRAKIHNNLSIKYSSTADRPRPVTSDKPMESQPKTQRKEISKTNTTPCQKMAEEKRITERLLSLLMTDPFC from the exons ATGTCGGGCGCGTCAAGAACTAAAATGGTTTTTCGTTTAGGATCTCAGATTCGAAAACA GATGGGACGATTCGCTGTGCCACAGCAACCGGAACGTATGGATATTACAAGGGCGGCTGAACTTGATGAGTGGGGACATGGACCCCTCTCAAGAATGAAAGCTGGGTTCCAGGAACCGACGGCCTCCAGTAGGTCGGCGAGGATGAATTATATGGATGGTGCGACTAACAGGGCCAAAATTCATAACAACCTTTCCATTAAGTACTCATCAACAGCCGATAGGCCTCGTCCGGTAACATCGGATAAACCCA TGGAAAGCCAACCAAAGACTCAGCGCAAAGAAATATCCAAAACAA ATACTACCCCGTGTCAGAAGATGGCCGAAGAGAAACGTATAACCGAAAGACTCCTTAGTCTACTCATGACTGatcctttttgttga